The following proteins are co-located in the Dyadobacter chenwenxiniae genome:
- a CDS encoding ABC transporter permease, with product MLKNYLKIAVRNLWKYKTNSIVSIIGLSLGIGCFLLLATYVLHEIRYDRFQVNGDHIVRVNLFYQAGDSEPVNVAITATGVAPVFAREFEEIKHAVRLYPLSGDAAVAVQYGDKLFNEKKVLFADSTYFSVFPTHFIEGDANTALSQPNSVVIDETTAQKYFGNESAIGKSVTMNEKLTLQVTGVMTDIPSYSHIKPNWLASYSTLPRSKSEAFDSANDYTYLLLKPNANVETLQAKVDQFAIKNLNNPQDPSSKLRLKLEAFNRIHLYSNVSNGLEASGNYKYIYILSGVALLILVIACINFINLVTARSAVRAREVGVRKVMGAGRAEVFRQYLFECGLITIAAIVIGLLISFLGFPVISNLTGSALGLNIWPSFSVVLLLVALAIVVTLLSGLYPAAVLSGFEPVKVLKGKVLATNSGSGLRSSLVVFQFTISILFIVGTIIANQQLHFIQNKNLGINPSQIVVMDVGSGISESKLAAMKSELLTYPVMKSVTASYDSPVNVQGGYTITANDKPQGFQLNITAIPVEKDFVPTLGMQLIAGQNFNNTDILRANTDSAELRHYAFILNESAVKAMGWTPGNAIGKLVNLNGRRGEVKAVAKDFHFRSLHEKIGPIAIMPEYNYFGKVMVKVAGDETTQAIDLLRKNWKANFPMRPFGYHFLDQEFDQMYKAESRVSTILGLFSAVTIFISCLGLFALIAFISEQRTKEIGVRKVLGASVASIVVLLSKDFVKLMLIAIIIATPAAWYAMSLWLADFAYQIKISPWTFVFTGLGAIAIALITVSFQSIKAALMNPVKSLKSE from the coding sequence ATGCTGAAAAACTATCTTAAAATTGCTGTTAGAAATCTCTGGAAATACAAGACCAATTCTATTGTAAGCATTATAGGGCTTTCACTAGGGATTGGTTGTTTCCTTTTGCTGGCCACTTATGTCCTTCACGAAATCCGTTACGACCGCTTCCAGGTCAATGGCGACCACATTGTAAGGGTTAATTTGTTCTACCAAGCCGGCGACAGCGAGCCTGTCAATGTTGCCATTACAGCGACTGGCGTGGCGCCTGTGTTCGCAAGGGAATTTGAGGAAATTAAGCATGCAGTAAGGTTGTATCCATTGAGCGGGGACGCGGCAGTGGCAGTACAATATGGCGACAAGCTATTTAATGAGAAAAAGGTGCTTTTTGCTGATTCCACATATTTCAGTGTCTTTCCTACCCACTTCATTGAAGGGGACGCGAACACAGCATTGTCTCAACCTAATTCCGTCGTAATCGACGAGACAACTGCCCAGAAATATTTTGGCAATGAAAGCGCAATCGGCAAGTCAGTTACCATGAACGAAAAACTAACCTTGCAGGTAACGGGTGTAATGACTGACATTCCTTCCTATTCTCACATTAAACCCAATTGGCTGGCCAGTTACAGCACATTACCGCGTTCCAAATCGGAGGCATTTGATTCGGCAAATGATTATACGTATTTGCTTTTGAAGCCAAACGCAAACGTAGAAACATTGCAGGCGAAAGTGGATCAGTTTGCAATCAAAAACCTGAATAATCCACAAGATCCTTCGTCCAAATTAAGGCTCAAACTGGAAGCATTTAATCGCATTCATCTTTATTCCAATGTTTCCAATGGGCTGGAAGCATCGGGTAATTACAAATACATTTACATTTTATCCGGTGTTGCGCTGCTAATCTTGGTAATCGCTTGCATTAATTTTATCAATCTCGTTACTGCCCGTTCGGCGGTAAGAGCGCGGGAAGTGGGTGTGCGTAAAGTGATGGGCGCTGGCCGAGCGGAGGTTTTTCGCCAATATTTATTTGAATGCGGGCTTATTACAATCGCCGCCATTGTGATTGGCTTGCTTATTTCTTTTTTAGGCTTTCCAGTGATCAGCAATCTCACAGGCAGCGCATTAGGATTGAATATCTGGCCATCTTTTTCGGTTGTTTTGCTTTTGGTCGCATTGGCAATTGTGGTAACATTGCTTTCGGGGCTTTATCCTGCGGCGGTGCTTTCGGGATTTGAGCCGGTGAAGGTTTTGAAGGGAAAAGTGCTTGCTACGAACAGTGGAAGTGGTTTACGCAGTTCGCTGGTGGTTTTTCAGTTTACGATTTCAATTCTTTTCATCGTGGGAACAATCATAGCCAACCAGCAGCTTCATTTTATTCAAAACAAAAATCTTGGAATAAACCCTTCGCAAATTGTGGTGATGGACGTTGGTTCGGGTATTTCGGAAAGTAAGCTTGCGGCTATGAAAAGCGAGTTGCTCACTTATCCCGTCATGAAATCGGTCACGGCTTCTTACGATTCGCCGGTTAATGTGCAGGGTGGTTACACAATTACGGCAAATGACAAGCCGCAGGGTTTTCAGTTGAACATTACGGCCATTCCAGTGGAAAAGGACTTTGTGCCAACATTGGGCATGCAACTCATTGCCGGACAAAATTTTAATAACACCGACATTCTCCGGGCCAACACCGATTCCGCCGAATTGCGGCATTATGCTTTCATTTTGAATGAATCCGCAGTAAAAGCGATGGGCTGGACGCCTGGAAATGCCATTGGGAAACTGGTCAATCTGAATGGCCGGAGAGGGGAAGTGAAGGCTGTGGCCAAAGATTTCCATTTCAGGTCGTTGCATGAGAAAATTGGCCCAATCGCCATTATGCCTGAATACAATTATTTTGGAAAAGTTATGGTGAAAGTGGCTGGCGATGAAACGACTCAGGCAATTGATCTGCTGCGGAAAAACTGGAAAGCAAACTTCCCGATGCGACCATTTGGATATCATTTTCTGGATCAGGAATTTGATCAAATGTATAAAGCCGAATCGCGTGTTTCAACCATTTTAGGGCTATTTTCAGCAGTCACGATTTTCATTTCCTGTCTCGGATTATTCGCATTGATCGCCTTCATTTCGGAACAGCGTACAAAGGAGATCGGCGTTAGAAAGGTGCTTGGTGCGTCGGTTGCCAGCATTGTGGTGCTGCTTTCAAAAGACTTTGTAAAACTGATGCTCATTGCCATCATCATTGCCACGCCAGCAGCATGGTATGCCATGAGTTTATGGCTTGCAGATTTCGCTTACCAGATCAAGATTAGTCCCTGGACTTTTGTTTTCACCGGTTTGGGAGCCATAGCCATTGCATTGATTACGGTAAGTTTCCAAAGCATCAAAGCCGCATTAATGAACCCGGTTAAGTCATTGAAAAGTGAATAA
- a CDS encoding ABC transporter permease, protein MFQNYLKIAVRNLLKHKTFSFINISGVAIGLACFLLLSLYVKDELSYDRFHANAERIYRLNRTFLSKDGTESLRLGHAAPPFGPLVKQDFPEVEQVVRLLEMGGLIEHGEQIYNESDVFAAEANIFKVFSFKVTQGNPDKALENPFSIMFSKKMAEKYFGKENPVGKIVRLENAFDCTVTGVYESLPSQSHFHPEALISFSTLNDDRVYGAEGLRSNWGNNSFSTFLLLPKNYDPQKLVKAFPAFQNRHIDPKASTYSVLNLTKLTDIHLHSHLDSEMEANGDIQYVYLFSAIAIFILVIACINYMNLATARSATRAKEVGMRKVIGAVRHQLIRQFLSESILLVSVSLFFAIVIVVLCLPFLNDFTQKQLSFNALMDPVFLSIVLGITLFTGIIAGSYPAFFMTSFQPLSVFKGRIASALKNGKLRQGLVVTQFAIAVVLIICTAVVYNQMKFVKNYKLGYSKDQIVLLRTGSDSLINYESIKQQLKANSNIVEAGRSSRIPSGRLLDSWEAYVMKGDSMAPADIGVKSLSIDEDFIPAYQIEMAAGRNFSRAFSTDKTSGFILNETAVRQLGWKNPADAVGARFGYGEIRGQIVGVTKDYHFESLHQKVAPIAMFAQTDRLGWMSVHISGGNIKDALAHMESVWQKQFPQRPFEYEFLDQKFGVLYATEQTQQLLFGIFSGIAIFISCMGLLGLSIFMAEIRTKEIGVRKVLGASIASLVILLSNDFLKLVLIAIVIASPIAWYAMNTWLQDFAYHTNIHWGVFAFAAFTSVAIALFTISFQSIKAALMNPVNSLKSE, encoded by the coding sequence ATGTTTCAAAACTATCTTAAAATTGCCGTCAGAAACTTGCTGAAACACAAGACATTCAGCTTTATCAATATTTCGGGCGTTGCCATTGGCCTTGCTTGCTTTTTGCTATTGTCCCTTTATGTCAAAGATGAGCTGAGTTACGACCGCTTTCACGCAAATGCCGAGCGGATATATCGTTTAAACCGAACATTCCTTTCCAAAGATGGAACAGAATCCCTGCGTTTGGGGCATGCGGCGCCGCCTTTTGGGCCGTTGGTGAAACAGGATTTTCCGGAGGTGGAGCAGGTTGTGCGTTTGCTGGAAATGGGCGGGCTGATTGAGCATGGTGAGCAGATTTACAATGAAAGTGACGTTTTTGCAGCAGAGGCCAATATTTTCAAAGTATTTTCATTCAAAGTGACGCAGGGAAATCCGGACAAAGCGCTGGAAAATCCTTTCTCCATCATGTTTTCAAAAAAGATGGCGGAAAAATATTTTGGCAAAGAAAATCCGGTCGGTAAGATCGTCAGATTGGAAAATGCGTTCGATTGCACGGTAACGGGTGTTTACGAATCGCTGCCATCGCAGTCCCATTTCCATCCCGAAGCATTGATTTCTTTCTCAACATTAAACGACGACCGCGTTTACGGAGCGGAAGGACTAAGGTCAAACTGGGGCAATAATTCGTTTTCTACATTTTTGCTTTTGCCCAAAAATTACGATCCGCAAAAGCTGGTAAAAGCATTCCCGGCATTCCAGAACCGGCATATTGATCCGAAAGCATCAACCTATTCAGTCCTGAATCTTACGAAGCTGACGGACATTCATTTGCATTCACATTTGGATTCCGAAATGGAGGCGAATGGTGATATTCAATATGTTTACCTGTTTTCGGCCATCGCGATTTTCATATTGGTTATTGCGTGCATTAACTACATGAACCTTGCCACTGCACGCTCGGCCACCCGGGCAAAAGAGGTGGGCATGCGGAAAGTAATCGGCGCAGTAAGGCATCAGTTGATCCGTCAGTTTCTCAGCGAATCTATTCTTTTGGTATCCGTTTCGCTGTTTTTTGCTATTGTAATTGTTGTGCTGTGTCTTCCGTTTTTAAATGACTTCACCCAAAAACAGCTTTCGTTCAATGCGCTGATGGACCCGGTATTCCTGAGCATTGTGTTGGGCATTACTTTATTTACCGGAATTATTGCCGGAAGTTATCCGGCTTTTTTCATGACATCATTTCAGCCGTTAAGTGTATTTAAAGGCCGGATTGCATCTGCCTTGAAAAACGGGAAACTGCGTCAGGGGCTCGTGGTGACCCAATTTGCGATCGCGGTCGTGCTCATCATTTGCACCGCGGTAGTTTATAATCAAATGAAATTCGTGAAGAATTATAAGCTGGGTTATTCCAAAGATCAGATCGTACTGCTGCGTACCGGAAGCGATTCGCTGATCAATTACGAGAGTATTAAGCAGCAATTGAAGGCAAACAGCAACATTGTGGAAGCGGGACGCTCCTCGCGGATCCCATCAGGGCGCTTGCTGGATTCGTGGGAAGCCTACGTGATGAAGGGCGATTCCATGGCGCCTGCCGATATTGGCGTTAAATCGTTGTCTATAGACGAAGATTTCATCCCGGCATACCAGATAGAAATGGCTGCGGGGAGGAATTTTTCAAGGGCTTTTTCAACGGATAAAACGAGTGGCTTTATTTTAAACGAAACCGCAGTCAGACAGCTTGGCTGGAAAAACCCTGCTGATGCAGTTGGTGCCCGTTTTGGTTATGGCGAAATCCGCGGTCAGATTGTGGGCGTTACAAAAGATTACCATTTTGAATCCCTGCACCAGAAAGTAGCGCCGATTGCTATGTTTGCCCAAACAGACAGGCTAGGGTGGATGTCGGTGCATATTTCTGGCGGTAATATCAAAGACGCTTTGGCACATATGGAGTCCGTTTGGCAAAAGCAATTTCCGCAACGTCCTTTCGAATACGAGTTTCTGGATCAGAAATTCGGAGTTTTGTATGCCACAGAACAAACCCAGCAGCTGCTATTTGGTATATTTTCAGGTATAGCAATCTTCATTTCCTGCATGGGTTTACTCGGTTTGTCGATTTTCATGGCCGAGATCCGGACGAAAGAAATTGGTGTGCGGAAAGTGCTTGGTGCATCCATTGCGAGTCTGGTTATCCTGTTATCCAATGATTTTCTTAAATTGGTGCTCATTGCCATTGTAATCGCCTCACCCATTGCGTGGTATGCCATGAATACCTGGTTGCAGGACTTTGCTTATCATACAAACATTCATTGGGGCGTATTCGCATTCGCTGCCTTCACTTCCGTTGCAATCGCCTTATTTACCATCAGTTTCCAAAGCATTAAAGCTGCTTTGATGAACCCAGTCAATTCACTCAAAAGTGAGTAA
- a CDS encoding outer membrane beta-barrel protein → MKTLLLFILTALISGLVCLQSETFGQGLPSGEGKISGAVADSSSKKPLDFVTVNLMIGTTAVKADFTKTDGSFSFQKLKPAKYSVVIVGVGYKTKTIAADLSDSTKTTADLGTIGISPSVVGLKEVTVTALKPIVKQEVDRITYDLQADPESKVYSVLEMMRKVPFLSVDGDENIYLKGNADFKILINGKPSSMVERSYKEVLRSMPASSIERIEVITTPPAKYDAEGLAGIINIITNKKVDNGYNGTLNVSERFRVGGPGFGGTLSAKLGKFGMTALAGGSQFNTPLTRTRIGRTALGAEPSELFQENFSKSGNRNGYIGYELSYEVDSLNLLSAQVNFNGSRSDGSGNQTSVIDVNDEIIEGYRVRNYNDGHGNGMDGALNYQRGFKADKNRLLTFSYRYYGFNNNQKTNLAISERINYDTPDYRQINDQSFSEQTFQVDYVYPIKKLSIEAGLKGILRDNKSDFQYSTYDAESKTFVINTGMSNKFNNTQNVFGAYNTYQYNFKSWGLKAGARIEQTVINADFISTDSEVKQNYFNVIPSVSVSRKFKDDVGLNFGYTQRIQRPGIYQLNPFIDRTNPSFERTGNPDLRPAFVHDLQLGYSKSKKGSINFGVGFTQFKDLIFAVAVYNPETEITRTSFGNTGKARLISGNLNMNYPITKKWNFSANLRIAHGKVTGLVNGATITNSGIMYQLSASTGYKLEKDWRISANLVSMGPSVNLQGTSNSMISPSFSINKDIIKDKLSFSAAANNPFTKFRKYHTETSGPNFTSFNDRRDYFRYFNVSLNYKFGRLKETIKKNKRSIRNDDVQN, encoded by the coding sequence ATGAAAACATTACTCCTATTCATTCTTACTGCCCTGATCTCGGGGCTCGTCTGCCTGCAGTCCGAAACATTTGGCCAGGGTTTGCCCTCTGGGGAGGGCAAAATTTCCGGAGCTGTCGCAGATTCTTCGAGTAAAAAGCCACTGGATTTTGTGACCGTTAACCTGATGATCGGAACAACCGCCGTGAAAGCTGATTTTACTAAAACAGACGGGTCATTTTCTTTTCAAAAATTGAAGCCTGCGAAATATTCAGTGGTCATCGTTGGCGTGGGTTATAAAACAAAAACCATCGCAGCAGACCTTTCCGACAGCACCAAAACCACAGCTGATCTCGGCACTATCGGCATTAGTCCCAGCGTTGTCGGGCTCAAAGAGGTGACGGTTACGGCATTGAAACCAATTGTTAAACAGGAAGTTGACCGCATTACTTACGATTTGCAGGCCGATCCCGAAAGTAAAGTGTACAGCGTTCTGGAAATGATGCGCAAAGTGCCCTTTCTGTCTGTGGACGGTGATGAAAACATTTACCTTAAAGGCAACGCCGATTTTAAAATCCTGATCAACGGAAAGCCATCCAGCATGGTTGAACGCAGTTATAAGGAAGTTTTGCGCAGCATGCCTGCTTCATCCATCGAGCGTATAGAAGTGATCACAACGCCTCCGGCGAAATACGATGCCGAAGGTCTGGCGGGCATCATCAACATCATTACCAATAAAAAAGTAGACAACGGATACAACGGCACATTGAATGTCAGTGAACGTTTTCGCGTGGGCGGCCCGGGTTTCGGCGGAACATTGTCTGCTAAGCTGGGCAAATTTGGCATGACGGCACTGGCGGGCGGAAGTCAGTTTAATACGCCCTTGACGCGCACCCGTATTGGCCGCACGGCATTGGGAGCCGAACCGTCCGAATTGTTTCAGGAGAATTTTTCAAAATCAGGCAATAGAAACGGTTACATTGGTTATGAGCTTAGTTATGAAGTGGATAGTCTGAATCTGCTGAGCGCACAGGTGAATTTCAATGGCAGCAGATCCGACGGTTCGGGTAACCAGACTTCGGTTATTGATGTAAACGACGAAATTATAGAAGGTTACCGCGTCAGAAATTACAATGACGGCCACGGCAATGGAATGGATGGCGCATTGAATTATCAAAGAGGCTTTAAAGCCGACAAAAACAGACTGCTGACATTCTCTTACCGGTATTACGGTTTTAATAATAATCAAAAGACCAATTTGGCTATTTCGGAGCGGATTAACTACGACACGCCGGATTACCGCCAGATCAACGACCAAAGCTTTTCAGAGCAGACTTTTCAGGTTGATTATGTGTATCCGATCAAAAAGCTGAGCATTGAAGCTGGTTTGAAGGGCATTCTGCGCGACAACAAAAGTGATTTTCAGTACAGCACTTACGATGCTGAAAGCAAGACATTTGTGATTAATACCGGCATGAGCAACAAGTTTAACAACACCCAAAATGTGTTTGGCGCTTACAACACCTATCAGTATAATTTCAAGAGCTGGGGCTTGAAGGCCGGAGCCAGAATTGAGCAAACTGTGATTAATGCCGACTTCATTTCAACCGATTCGGAAGTGAAACAAAACTATTTTAATGTGATCCCCTCGGTTTCGGTCAGCAGGAAATTTAAAGATGATGTTGGCCTGAATTTCGGCTACACACAACGCATCCAGCGGCCCGGGATTTATCAGCTTAACCCGTTCATTGACCGCACCAACCCAAGTTTCGAAAGGACGGGAAATCCCGATCTGCGCCCTGCGTTTGTGCATGATCTGCAATTGGGTTATAGCAAATCAAAGAAAGGATCAATCAACTTCGGTGTGGGTTTCACACAATTCAAAGATTTGATTTTTGCCGTCGCCGTTTACAATCCGGAAACCGAAATCACCCGCACCTCATTCGGGAACACGGGAAAGGCCAGGCTCATCAGTGGAAATTTGAACATGAACTATCCGATTACCAAAAAATGGAATTTCAGCGCGAACCTCCGCATCGCGCACGGAAAAGTGACCGGTTTGGTTAACGGCGCAACGATCACCAACAGCGGAATCATGTATCAGCTGTCCGCTTCCACCGGCTACAAGCTTGAAAAAGACTGGCGCATCAGTGCGAACCTGGTGAGTATGGGGCCGAGCGTGAACTTGCAAGGCACTTCCAATTCCATGATCAGTCCTTCTTTCAGCATCAATAAAGACATTATCAAGGACAAGCTCTCGTTTTCGGCGGCAGCCAATAACCCTTTCACAAAATTCAGGAAATACCACACCGAAACGTCAGGACCCAATTTTACTTCCTTTAATGACAGAAGAGATTACTTCCGCTATTTCAATGTCAGCCTCAATTACAAATTCGGCCGTTTGAAAGAAACCATTAAGAAAAACAAGCGTAGCATCAGAAACGACGACGTTCAGAACTGA
- a CDS encoding DUF6249 domain-containing protein yields the protein MNGVIISLGAFAGIFGIIYVFFVTRHRERIALIEKGADASIFSDKSFISYPTLKFGMLFVGVGLGILTGNFLDNQYDFSKGVAYLSMTFLLGGVSLILNFIIERKMVSQGQK from the coding sequence ATGAACGGAGTCATTATATCCCTTGGCGCATTTGCAGGAATTTTTGGAATAATCTACGTCTTTTTCGTAACACGCCACCGCGAACGTATAGCCCTTATCGAAAAAGGCGCGGACGCATCTATTTTTAGTGATAAGAGCTTCATTAGCTACCCTACATTGAAATTTGGAATGCTGTTCGTTGGAGTGGGATTGGGGATCTTAACAGGTAATTTTCTTGACAACCAATACGATTTCAGTAAAGGAGTGGCCTATCTGTCCATGACTTTCCTCCTTGGCGGCGTGAGCCTGATCCTCAATTTCATCATCGAAAGAAAGATGGTGAGTCAGGGTCAAAAATAA
- a CDS encoding RNA polymerase sigma factor yields MKNQGDQIHIDNVKKGELTSFTFLVDKYKNMAYTIAVKILGNAEDAEDAAQESFVKAYLQINAFQGNSKFSTWLYTIVYRTSVSKLQKNKLQFSSLNDELTDHYEYDHATPEIDHLQVAEREKFVKEAIEKLPKIESLLITLYYMNENSIDEIEEITGLSAANIKVKLFRARKILGKELQFLL; encoded by the coding sequence ATGAAAAATCAGGGAGACCAGATTCATATTGACAATGTTAAAAAAGGAGAACTGACTTCTTTCACTTTTCTTGTGGATAAGTATAAAAATATGGCTTACACGATTGCTGTCAAGATTTTGGGCAATGCTGAAGATGCAGAAGATGCGGCGCAGGAAAGTTTTGTAAAGGCGTATTTACAGATCAATGCTTTTCAGGGAAATTCAAAATTCTCAACCTGGCTTTACACGATTGTTTACCGGACCTCGGTTTCTAAATTGCAGAAGAATAAGCTGCAATTTTCCTCGCTGAACGATGAACTGACGGACCATTACGAGTACGACCACGCAACGCCGGAAATTGACCATTTGCAAGTTGCAGAACGCGAAAAATTCGTAAAAGAAGCCATTGAAAAACTGCCCAAAATAGAGTCGCTGTTGATCACGTTATATTATATGAATGAAAATTCGATTGACGAAATTGAGGAAATTACGGGCTTATCGGCAGCAAACATTAAGGTTAAGTTGTTCAGGGCCAGGAAGATTTTAGGAAAAGAACTACAATTCTTGTTATAA
- a CDS encoding DUF2281 domain-containing protein — MLTTVKGIFENGQITLTEKPPVNTRMEVIVTFIDETPKPLKKRRAGVVAGKFKMSDDFDDPLDDLKEYM; from the coding sequence ATGCTAACGACAGTAAAAGGGATATTCGAAAACGGACAAATCACATTGACGGAAAAACCGCCTGTGAATACGCGTATGGAAGTAATTGTAACATTCATCGATGAAACTCCCAAGCCTTTAAAAAAGCGCAGAGCTGGCGTTGTAGCAGGTAAATTTAAAATGTCAGATGACTTTGATGACCCATTGGATGATCTAAAAGAATATATGTAA
- a CDS encoding type II toxin-antitoxin system VapC family toxin gives MKYLLDTHSLIWFLENNPKLSHPAKSIIEDLENEIFVSNASWLEISIKVTLGKLILPSSLSDIMSRSASIQIRSIGILESHIIAYQDLHFFDEHRDPFDRIIIVTAVVENFSIITSDPKFKLYQDNVALVW, from the coding sequence ATGAAATATTTGCTTGACACACACTCATTAATATGGTTTTTAGAAAATAATCCCAAACTCTCGCATCCAGCAAAATCAATCATTGAAGACCTCGAAAATGAAATTTTCGTCAGTAATGCGAGTTGGTTGGAAATTTCAATAAAAGTCACCTTGGGCAAACTCATATTGCCCAGCTCACTTTCGGACATAATGTCAAGATCTGCATCTATTCAAATCAGATCCATTGGCATTTTGGAATCTCACATCATTGCATATCAGGATCTCCATTTTTTTGACGAGCACCGCGATCCGTTTGACAGGATAATCATTGTTACGGCAGTCGTGGAGAATTTCTCAATAATAACCTCTGATCCAAAATTCAAGTTATACCAGGACAATGTTGCCCTGGTATGGTAA